The following is a genomic window from Anas acuta chromosome 26, bAnaAcu1.1, whole genome shotgun sequence.
CCACCCACCCTTCCATCCACTCATCCATTCACTcatccacccacccaccctTCCATTCatccgtccgtccatccatccacccatccacccaCTCACCCATCCACCCttctatctgtctgtctgtccgtccatccatccatccgcCCACCCTTTCATCCACCTacccacccacccatccatccatccatctacccgtccgtccgtccatccgtcCGTCCGCCCCCCCTACCTCCCCGGCTGGTAGGTCTCAAACTCCTCCAGGAAGACGCTCTGGCTGCCGGGGGGCGcgggcgcggggctgcgggTGGCGTTGGGGTGGATGAGGAACTTGAGGACGGTGCCCGTGCTGGAGCCCAGGAACACCACGGTGTGGTTGCCCCACGGCCCCGCCGCGGTGTCCACCACGATCCTGCGGAGCTGGTACCTGCGGTGTGAGCCGAGCGAGGCGCTGGGGAGCCCGCgggaggggaaactgaggcagggtgggagctgggacccccgggggggggatGGACAGATTGCAGCCAGCCCCCAGCGGGAGCCAGTGGGGAGCGTGGGGGGCAGTGGAGGTCCCAAATGGAACCGGTCCAGATCCCAGCCAGACCTGGCCCGGATCCTGCGCAGGAACCAGGTGGACCCAGAGCAGATCCCATCCAGATCCTGGCTCAGATCCCAGCCAAACCCACTCAGGATCCAGCCTGGATCCTCCCCCCCCGCCAATCCCAGTGGGTCTCCAGCCCAAATCCCACTTGGGATCCCCCCCGTGACCCCTCACAGGACCCCAGCCGGTCCCCAGCCCCAtcgcctgcccccagccccgtgcacgccctgcctgccctgccagcgCGCCCGCGAGCACCGCGTGATTAATTCCCCGTCAAGCAGCAATTAAGGTAGATTTAATTAGGATGAGACGATCTCAACTGCAAAGTTTATGAGATTTATCAGGTCTCCTGGTGCTCGCCCGCCGCTGGCATGCGCCCCTGCGCCTCTCCGCGCGTGCGCGAGGGCAGCGCTGGCGGCTCCCGTGCACCAGCGTGAGCCGTGCACGTGGACATGGCACCCCACAAGTGCACGGACACCCCCGGGGGACCCCCCCCTTGAGCCTCCCCGGGCCCGATCCTGCCGCCAGGAGCTCACCGGCTCATGGTGCGGACGATCCAGGGCACGTTGCCCAGGGACGGCACCGCCTCGTCCATCAGCGGGTGCGTCTTGACGAAGGTGAGGATCTCGTCGGGGAAGGTGCTGGAGGAGTTGTAGCGCATCCCCGGGGCCGCACAGCACCCGGGCCTGCCGCCACGGCACGCCGGGGCTCAGCGCCGTCACTGCACGGCTGGCAcctgcccccatccccatccccatccccgtccccatccccgtccccgtccccttctccaaccccatccccatccccatccccgtccccaccagccctcagcaccactcccgtccccatccctgtccccagccccgtccccccgTCCCTttcccgtccccatccctgcactcactcactcactcaccGCGGCTTCGGCACCATGTCCTCGGGCACCGGCGTCCAGATGGATTCGGGGGATTTCTGCTCCCGGAATCGTCCCTCGAAGACGGCGGCCACTTGGGTCATGTCGAAGGCGCACACGGCTGAGCCGGGGATGCTGGAGAGAAACGGGCATGGGGTGAACACCCCGAGCCATCCCCTTGTCCCTGAGGGGGGGCACTCAGTGGGGTCCCAGCCCAGCTcgggggggctcagcagggctcggggctgACCTGTTGGTGGGCGTAGAGAAGACGGCGAGCACCACGGGGCGCCCGTCCAGCTCCAGGATGTCGGTCACGGCCTGGATGACGTTGAAGTAGAAGTGCGAGTCGCCCGGCACGGAGCAGTTGAGCCGGGCCTTGAGGAAGGACGTCCACTGCTTCTCCAGCACCCGCTGCGACCCCCCCATGTCGTTCTTGCACACCCGAGCCACTCGGGACACCACCACCTGCCAGGGACACCCCGTCACCGCCTGGCACCCGGCCCCGGGGACGGTCCCCTTGGCCCCGTTCCCACCCCAGCTGCCCCCCGGGGTCACCGCGGGGACCTCTCCCACCTTCTCCAGGTAGTTGTACTCCATGGCGATCTCGCGGAAGAAGAAGTAGACGTGGCTCCTCCACTCCACGGCGTGCACGAAGTAGGGCTCTGCGGGGACAGCAGGGTCAGGGCTGCTCCGGGACGGGACCAGAGGGGACAGGGAACGGGTGCCGCACCGTGCGCCCCAAAACCACCTTTGAACCACTTGGAGTCGTGCTTGACGGTGCGCAGGGTCGGGCTGTCCCCCAGGCTGCGGTAGATGACGGCGTCGATGGCCAGGAAATCTGTCACCGTGGCCGTGAACAGCATCCCCCCTGCGTGGGACACAGGCGTGAGCGGGATGCGGGGGTGGGCGCGGGGAGGGGGACGGCacgtggggagggggggacggACCGGTGAACAGGGCCACGTTGGCGTGCTTGGGGTCGTAGGGGCACCGTGCCATGCCGCTGATGTTGTCCCCAACGGGCTCCAGCGTGTCCATCTGCAGCGGGAGAGACGGGGACGTGAGGGGGGGGTCACCATGGGGCCGTGAGTGGGGCCACAAAGGGGACAATGGGGCCATGAACAGGGCCACCAAGGGGCCATGAACAGAGCCACCGTGGAGCCATGAGCAGGGTCATGGGGCCATGAGCAGGGCCATGAGCAGGGCCACCACGGGGCCGTGCAGGACAGCGGGGTCTGGCGGGCGGTGTCCCCACCCCGGGGAGCAGGACACCCCCACGAGAACTGGATGTGGCACCCCAAGGACTCCCACGTCGTGCTCACAACCTCGGGCACGTCCGCGTGTGCCCTCCTTGCCGTACGGCCCTGGGGGACCCCAGGTGGCTCCGGGTGGCCCCAGGTGACCCCAGGTGGCCCCAGGTGGCCCGGAATGACCCCAGGtggtcccgggggggggcacactCACGCTGTAGTTGGCGCAGACGGGGTTGAAGGCGTTGGTGCCGCACACGAAGAGCAGGCTCTCGTTCCGCACCAGCAGCACCTTGATGAAGTTTCGGCACTCTGCCTGCACCGAGAGGGGGCCCTCAGCCTCCgcggccccctccccagcaccagccccagggggctcccccccccccatcccccccccagccccctggcTGCGTTTACAGGACCTGGCGATTGGATTtgtggcagagctgagcctgCTCCGATCAGCGGGCCAGAAATAATTAATTACAAACCCAATTATACGAGCCTCCAATAAATCACCTCGGACACCAAGGGTGGCAGGGAGCCGGGAGGCGGAGGGTGAcaccgcggggggggggggacatgcCAGGAGCTCTGTCCCCATGGCACAGGGTGCGGGAGGGCgcggggggggcgcagggggggcacagggggtaGGGCCCCCCCCCGTACCTCGTGTTTCCCCTTCATCTTGCAGATGCTGATGTCGTGCTGGTTCGACTGCCACGTCAGCTTCtgtgggaaggggggggaagaaaatccagtggggggggtcagggtgaagccccccaccccctgctggtgtcccccccctccccaattcCCCAAAGCCCCCCGGGGGCTCGGTGCTTACCCGGTGGTAGCGCAGCTCGCTGCCCGTGCCGGGCTCCAGGCTCACACGGTAAACGTtgtccctggggggggggacacgggggtgtCACCACCCTGGAGGGcttggggacacccccgggggctgcaggctctggggacagcacagagccccccccccccaggccgtGCCATTGGGGTGCCCAACCTGCAGGGCACGAGGCCGGGGCAGATTTTGGGTGCCGGGGGCAGGTAGCGGGGTCCCTCCTGAGCaaagggggggctgcaggaaggtgcCCCCCCAAGGGAAtgtttgtgccccccccccagttccccACCTGTCCCCGATGAAGAGGGTCCTGTTGACCTTGAGGATGCGCTGGATGTTGAGGCGCTCGGTGCCGGCGCCCTCGGGGGCGGCCAGGCGGCTCCCCCCGTGGCCCACGAACACGGCGTAGTGCTTCAcatctggggggggggcacggagaggggggggacacagacACACAACACAGGACATCACGCTGCCACCCCATCCCCAAAACCAGCCAACCACGCTCCCCACCCCACAGGCGCACCCCAAAACCCTCACCCCATCCCCGACCCCTCTCCACGCCGTGTCGCCCCCCCACGATGCGCAAcgccctgagcccccccccaacATCCCTGCCATGGGGGGGGGCGACCCCCAGCAGGCACTCACAGTCCTCGGGGGCCACGGTGATGGGGCCGGGCTCCTCGGGGAAGGTGCCACGCGCCGTCCTCtcggctgccagcagcagcagcaggaccaggggggcgcgggggggccgCATGGTCTCCCCCCGGCGCGGGAGGGCACCCGCAGCACCTGCAGGCAGGGGACAGGTtgttggggagggggcagcacccggtgtccccccccctccgggCTGAACCCCATGGGTCCCCCCCCAAAAGCCACCCGCACCCCAAAGCCATCGGGGCCGGCACCTTCATGGGGTGCCCCTGGTGtcggggatttttttttttgggggggggtctcggcTCGAGGTGGGGGTCCCGGGGCTGGTCCGGTGccagccgtggggctgggggggacgcGTCTGGGATTTGCGAGGGGGAAGCGAGTTCCTTCCCCGGCTGAAGAATGTCAAAAATGCTGGGAAAAGCGGCCCCCACgcccccgctccctccccgaGGCGCTCCCAGCGCCTGCGCAGCTCCGCACTGGGGGTACTGGGCCCAAACTGGGCCCAAACTGGGCTGTGGGTGTCCTGCGGGGTGGGAGCGGGGAAATTCGGGCACCACACAGCCACAGACCCCATGGGGGGGGAAATAATCCTGTGCACGGCCAGGCTGGGAgcatggggacgtggggacggggatatggggtggggggacacggggtccatggggacagggacaaggggatgggggggcttggggatggggatatggggatggggggacagggggacatggggacatggggatggggatatgggggtggggggggcttggggatgGGGAAATACGGGGatggggggacagggggatgggggacatggggacgtggggatatggggacaggggggcacagggagcacAGCCACCCCACAAACAGGGACATGGGGGGTGGTTTCCCtaccccagccccacagccaccaccCGAAACCCGGCCaggaggtttgggggggatCAATGGGATCGCAGCAGCcagtccccacagccccccccccacaaagCCACCgctgtccccgtcccctttGGGGCCACCAGCCCCGTCCCTGTTGGCACCGTGTGGGGCAGAGGGGCCCGGGGCCAGGCTGGGTAATTAATTAACAGCCAGGCTAATTTAATTGATTAGCAATCCGGGCTGAGCGGCTTCAATCGAACCGTCGCCCTCCTcccgctggggggggggggtgacatTGTATGGGGCCAGGGGACACCACGCCTGGGCcacctgtccccatccctgtcccctcggcagccccacagcccccccgggcacccccgACCCCGACCCCGCTGTGCCCCAGCCCCCGGGCAGGCCCCGACCCCAATGTCACAGCCTTGGGGACGAGCAGGCCCCGACCCCACAGCGTCACAGCCCCCGGGGCCACCAGCCCCCGTCCCCGTGGTGTCACAGCCCCGCTCACTCCCCAAtggctttttggggtggggggggacaaCCGAAGCCCCCCACGTCCCTGCTGGGGCCTCATCCCGCCCCCAGCAGGGGCCCCATCCCCTTGGGAATTtattaattatcattatttttattattttgcgCCCGGGCTATTTTTTAAACAGCCATTAATGATTTAATTGTGGTAATTAAAACCTCGCTGCCGTCTCCCCAGGTGGCTGTTGGAGGCTTGtaccgggccccccccccccgagacACCTCAGCGCAGGCTCCTCATTTACCCGCAGCCTGG
Proteins encoded in this region:
- the SEMA6B gene encoding semaphorin-6B isoform X3, with product MRPPRAPLVLLLLLAAERTARGTFPEEPGPITVAPEDYVKHYAVFVGHGGSRLAAPEGAGTERLNIQRILKVNRTLFIGDRDNVYRVSLEPGTGSELRYHRKLTWQSNQHDISICKMKGKHEAECRNFIKVLLVRNESLLFVCGTNAFNPVCANYSMDTLEPVGDNISGMARCPYDPKHANVALFTGGMLFTATVTDFLAIDAVIYRSLGDSPTLRTVKHDSKWFKEPYFVHAVEWRSHVYFFFREIAMEYNYLEKVVVSRVARVCKNDMGGSQRVLEKQWTSFLKARLNCSVPGDSHFYFNVIQAVTDILELDGRPVVLAVFSTPTNSIPGSAVCAFDMTQVAAVFEGRFREQKSPESIWTPVPEDMVPKPRPGCCAAPGMRYNSSSTFPDEILTFVKTHPLMDEAVPSLGNVPWIVRTMSRASLGSHRRYQLRRIVVDTAAGPWGNHTVVFLGSSTGTVLKFLIHPNATRSPAPAPPGSQSVFLEEFETYQPGRCGRDTEDERRLLGLELDKAAGALLLAFPPCVARVPVARCQQHSGCMKNCLGSRDPYCGWTPEGSCIFLEPSPRTAFEQDIAGGSTSHLGECEGLVTESFVDEPDGLVSVNLLVISSVAAFVIGAVISGFSVCWFIGHRDRKELARRKDKETILAHSESVVSVSRLGERRARGGQPGALLAPLMPNGWPKELGKASQHDLDSGVLPTPEQTPLQQKRCPGTLQNCTWEQSHNIINAALRDPGTAATAAATAAGRLHAGPGRPARGMPLSCHAILVDQELEAELSDSSGDGHWGRDPPEGPRARQHPPATGARRPPRSSYGDFAGTPRPSPDRRRVVSAPGGDGGDFAEGPPWHPEQLNFNANNGTGRPGAHLKRNHTFNSGEAPAGGYGRHGTAPRAHGAGPPRALTDLHHLLRYGVERTPSGK
- the SEMA6B gene encoding semaphorin-6B isoform X2, which codes for MRELSGSRAVPRGHRSLGAAGGGDTNPAPPPNTHCKWPAAAELRCCGCPPAPGGDHAAPPRPPGPAAAAGSREDGAWHLPRGARPHHRGPRGLCEALRRVRGPRGEPPGRPRGRRHRAPQHPAHPQGQQDPLHRGQGQRLPCEPGARHGQRAALPPEADVAVEPARHQHLQDEGETRGRVPKLHQGAAGAEREPALRVRHQRLQPRLRQLQHGHAGARWGQHQRHGTVPLRPQARQRGPVHRGDAVHGHGDRFPGHRRRHLPQPGGQPDPAHRQARLQVVQRALLRARRGVEEPRLLLLPRDRHGVQLPGEGGGVPSGSGVQERHGGVAAGAGEAVDVLPQGPAQLLRAGRLALLLQRHPGRDRHPGAGRAPRGARRLLYAHQQHPRLSRVRLRHDPSGRRLRGTIPGAEIPRIHLDAGARGHGAEAAVSEPGCCAAPGMRYNSSSTFPDEILTFVKTHPLMDEAVPSLGNVPWIVRTMSRYQLRRIVVDTAAGPWGNHTVVFLGSSTGTVLKFLIHPNATRSPAPAPPGSQSVFLEEFETYQPGRCGRDTEDERRLLGLELDKAAGALLLAFPPCVARVPVARCQQHSGCMKNCLGSRDPYCGWTPEGSCIFLEPSPRTAFEQDIAGGSTSHLGECEGLVTESFVDEPDGLVSVNLLVISSVAAFVIGAVISGFSVCWFIGHRDRKELARRKDKETILAHSESVVSVSRLGERRARGGQPGALLAPLMPNGWPKELGKASQHDLDSGVLPTPEQTPLQQKRCPGTLQNCTWEQSHNIINAALRDPGTAATAAATAAGRLHAGPGRPARGMPLSCHAILVDQELEAELSDSSGDGHWGRDPPEGPRARQHPPATGARRPPRSSYGDFAGTPRPSPDRRRVVSAPGGDGGDFAEGPPWHPEQLNFNANNGTGRPGAHLKRNHTFNSGEAPAGGYGRHGTAPRAHGAGPPRALTDLHHLLRYGVERTPSGK
- the SEMA6B gene encoding semaphorin-6B isoform X4, whose protein sequence is MRPPRAPLVLLLLLAAERTARGTFPEEPGPITVAPEDYVKHYAVFVGHGGSRLAAPEGAGTERLNIQRILKVNRTLFIGDRDNVYRVSLEPGTGSELRYHRKLTWQSNQHDISICKMKGKHEAECRNFIKVLLVRNESLLFVCGTNAFNPVCANYSMDTLEPVGDNISGMARCPYDPKHANVALFTGGMLFTATVTDFLAIDAVIYRSLGDSPTLRTVKHDSKWFKEPYFVHAVEWRSHVYFFFREIAMEYNYLEKVVVSRVARVCKNDMGGSQRVLEKQWTSFLKARLNCSVPGDSHFYFNVIQAVTDILELDGRPVVLAVFSTPTNSIPGSAVCAFDMTQVAAVFEGRFREQKSPESIWTPVPEDMVPKPRPGCCAAPGMRYNSSSTFPDEILTFVKTHPLMDEAVPSLGNVPWIVRTMSRYQLRRIVVDTAAGPWGNHTVVFLGSSTGTVLKFLIHPNATRSPAPAPPGSQSVFLEEFETYQPGRCGRDTEDERRLLGLELDKAAGALLLAFPPCVARVPVARCQQHSGCMKNCLGSRDPYCGWTPEGSCIFLEPSPRTAFEQDIAGGSTSHLGECEGLVTESFVDEPDGLVSVNLLVISSVAAFVIGAVISGFSVCWFIGHRDRKELARRKDKETILAHSESVVSVSRLGERRARGGQPGALLAPLMPNGWPKELGKASQHDLDSGVLPTPEQTPLQQKRCPGTLQNCTWEQSHNIINAALRDPGTAATAAATAAGRLHAGPGRPARGMPLSCHAILVDQELEAELSDSSGDGHWGRDPPEGPRARQHPPATGARRPPRSSYGDFAGTPRPSPDRRRVVSAPGGDGGDFAEGPPWHPEQLNFNANNGTGRPGAHLKRNHTFNSGEAPAGGYGRHGTAPRAHGAGPPRALTDLHHLLRYGVERTPSGK
- the SEMA6B gene encoding semaphorin-6B isoform X1; its protein translation is MRELSGSRAVPRGHRSLGAAGGGDTNPAPPPNTHCKWPAAAELRCCGCPPAPGGDHAAPPRPPGPAAAAGSREDGAWHLPRGARPHHRGPRGLCEALRRVRGPRGEPPGRPRGRRHRAPQHPAHPQGQQDPLHRGQGQRLPCEPGARHGQRAALPPEADVAVEPARHQHLQDEGETRGRVPKLHQGAAGAEREPALRVRHQRLQPRLRQLQHGHAGARWGQHQRHGTVPLRPQARQRGPVHRGDAVHGHGDRFPGHRRRHLPQPGGQPDPAHRQARLQVVQRALLRARRGVEEPRLLLLPRDRHGVQLPGEGGGVPSGSGVQERHGGVAAGAGEAVDVLPQGPAQLLRAGRLALLLQRHPGRDRHPGAGRAPRGARRLLYAHQQHPRLSRVRLRHDPSGRRLRGTIPGAEIPRIHLDAGARGHGAEAAVSEPGCCAAPGMRYNSSSTFPDEILTFVKTHPLMDEAVPSLGNVPWIVRTMSRASLGSHRRYQLRRIVVDTAAGPWGNHTVVFLGSSTGTVLKFLIHPNATRSPAPAPPGSQSVFLEEFETYQPGRCGRDTEDERRLLGLELDKAAGALLLAFPPCVARVPVARCQQHSGCMKNCLGSRDPYCGWTPEGSCIFLEPSPRTAFEQDIAGGSTSHLGECEGLVTESFVDEPDGLVSVNLLVISSVAAFVIGAVISGFSVCWFIGHRDRKELARRKDKETILAHSESVVSVSRLGERRARGGQPGALLAPLMPNGWPKELGKASQHDLDSGVLPTPEQTPLQQKRCPGTLQNCTWEQSHNIINAALRDPGTAATAAATAAGRLHAGPGRPARGMPLSCHAILVDQELEAELSDSSGDGHWGRDPPEGPRARQHPPATGARRPPRSSYGDFAGTPRPSPDRRRVVSAPGGDGGDFAEGPPWHPEQLNFNANNGTGRPGAHLKRNHTFNSGEAPAGGYGRHGTAPRAHGAGPPRALTDLHHLLRYGVERTPSGK